One Owenweeksia hongkongensis DSM 17368 genomic region harbors:
- a CDS encoding geranylgeranylglycerol-phosphate geranylgeranyltransferase: protein MLAFFKIIRWPNLAIIALVQYLIRFFIIESLNVPHVLNHTYFFLGVLCSITLAAAGYVINDIYDVEADTTNKPERMAIGNGLTLNGAWTIYGVLNVIAIISGYLVAGAAGFQSLWMLPVVAIALLYLYAIDLKKRVLLGNILVSLLTALPVFLVALFDVLPAANAETAEIIQPIFYVISAYAGFAFYTNFIREIIKDAEDVEGDDQEGYRTLAIIVGRNYIRYVITLLLVVLLCFTGAFNVYLFQSDVVSSAYLLLFVNVPILLTILRVLTAKTKVDFKKASILMKLIMLTGIVSMVVFTLALKAQF, encoded by the coding sequence ATGCTGGCCTTTTTCAAAATAATCCGCTGGCCCAATTTGGCCATTATTGCATTGGTGCAATATCTCATTCGGTTTTTTATTATCGAAAGCCTTAATGTGCCTCATGTACTCAATCACACCTACTTTTTTTTGGGCGTATTGTGTAGTATTACTTTGGCTGCAGCCGGGTATGTAATCAATGATATTTATGATGTAGAAGCAGATACCACCAACAAGCCGGAGCGCATGGCTATTGGGAATGGGCTTACGCTGAATGGTGCCTGGACAATTTATGGTGTGCTCAATGTGATTGCCATTATTTCTGGTTATTTGGTGGCCGGAGCAGCTGGTTTTCAAAGCTTATGGATGCTGCCTGTGGTAGCCATTGCATTATTGTACTTGTATGCTATTGATCTAAAAAAGCGTGTGCTGCTTGGCAATATTTTGGTATCGCTACTTACGGCATTACCGGTTTTTCTGGTGGCTCTGTTTGATGTGTTGCCTGCTGCCAATGCCGAAACAGCCGAAATCATTCAGCCTATATTTTACGTGATTAGCGCCTATGCAGGTTTTGCATTCTACACCAATTTTATTCGAGAAATAATAAAGGATGCCGAAGATGTGGAAGGCGATGACCAGGAAGGATATCGCACATTGGCCATTATTGTTGGTCGAAACTATATCCGCTATGTAATTACCCTCCTTCTGGTAGTCTTGCTGTGCTTTACCGGGGCCTTTAACGTTTACCTTTTTCAAAGCGATGTAGTGTCTTCCGCTTACTTATTGTTGTTTGTAAACGTTCCGATCCTGCTCACCATTCTTAGGGTACTTACCGCAAAAACTAAGGTGGACTTTAAAAAAGCCAGCATACTGATGAAGCTCATTATGCTCACCGGAATTGTAAGTATGGTGGTGTTTACACTGGCCCTGAAGGCGCAGTTTTAA
- a CDS encoding DUF4293 domain-containing protein gives MIQRIQSVYLLLAAVSSGIIIFFLPLFQSKAGNYMILQDPIFFGMTVLSTLISIFSIFRYKNRQQQVVSGRINIILNFVFFGMLMYMFYETFSKDGGAIGTGAFIPLAVVILVTLANRGIMKDETLVRAADRLR, from the coding sequence ATGATTCAGCGTATTCAATCTGTTTATCTGCTTTTAGCGGCCGTTTCATCAGGTATCATTATATTTTTCTTGCCTTTGTTTCAATCCAAAGCTGGAAATTATATGATTTTGCAAGATCCTATCTTTTTTGGAATGACGGTGCTTTCTACCCTTATCAGCATCTTCAGCATCTTTAGATATAAAAACCGCCAGCAACAGGTGGTTTCTGGGCGTATCAATATCATTCTCAACTTTGTCTTCTTCGGAATGCTCATGTATATGTTTTATGAAACATTCTCCAAAGATGGCGGAGCAATAGGTACTGGAGCATTTATTCCATTGGCGGTAGTGATTCTTGTAACCTTAGCCAATCGTGGAATAATGAAGGATGAAACTTTGGTAAGAGCTGCAGATAGATTACGCTAG
- the nhaC gene encoding Na+/H+ antiporter NhaC, whose translation MKKRPSLFIALLPIMFLILMLSINVIGVYGDDALSGSNQFILLLSGAFAAVVGVTQGFSFKQILEGIEKSVKSTTGAILILLLIGSLSGTWMISGVVPAMIYYGLQILSPEIFLPAAAIICALVSLATGSSWSTTATVGIALVGIGKAIGMSEAMVAGAVISGAYFGDKISPLSDTTNLAPAMAGTDLFTHIRYMLYTTVPSFLVALIVFIILSLNLETSGNVNNIQPVLTELEGMFNLTPWLFLVPLLVVGLIVAKIPALPAILAGTLAGALFAPIFQHDLLLSIASTDQLSWLQTYKIIMDSLTVSMSYPSKNPVLSDLLSSGGMYGMLSTVWLIIAAMVFGGVMEACGFLAVISSALLKLAKGTASLIATTAGTCVFINVTASDQYLAIVVPGRMYADAYRKRGLAPENLSRTLEDSGTVTSVLVPWNTCGAYQSGVLDVSTFAYLPYAVFNYLSPLMTLVFAIFDIKIRRLLNRPEETSNTLA comes from the coding sequence ATGAAAAAACGCCCCAGCCTATTTATAGCCCTCCTTCCTATCATGTTTCTCATACTCATGCTGAGCATCAATGTTATTGGGGTGTATGGCGATGATGCACTTTCAGGGTCTAATCAGTTTATACTCTTGCTTTCCGGAGCTTTCGCAGCGGTAGTTGGCGTTACTCAGGGCTTCTCTTTTAAGCAAATCCTTGAAGGAATTGAAAAATCGGTAAAGAGTACCACGGGCGCTATCCTTATACTTTTGCTTATCGGCTCCCTTTCGGGAACATGGATGATAAGCGGAGTAGTTCCGGCCATGATATATTATGGCTTGCAAATTTTAAGTCCTGAAATATTCTTACCCGCTGCTGCTATTATCTGTGCCTTGGTATCATTGGCAACCGGAAGCAGCTGGAGTACCACCGCAACCGTAGGAATTGCCCTCGTTGGAATTGGAAAAGCCATTGGCATGTCAGAAGCTATGGTGGCTGGTGCGGTAATTTCTGGAGCTTATTTTGGTGATAAAATCTCTCCACTTTCGGATACTACCAATCTTGCTCCTGCTATGGCTGGTACCGATTTGTTTACGCATATCCGATACATGCTTTATACTACAGTGCCATCATTTCTGGTGGCACTTATCGTTTTTATTATTCTGAGTCTAAACCTTGAGACAAGTGGAAATGTGAATAATATTCAACCTGTGCTCACCGAACTTGAAGGCATGTTTAACCTCACACCTTGGCTATTTTTAGTTCCACTGCTTGTGGTTGGTTTGATTGTTGCCAAAATTCCAGCACTGCCCGCCATCTTAGCCGGCACTTTAGCCGGAGCTCTGTTTGCCCCTATTTTTCAGCACGACCTGCTACTCTCTATTGCAAGCACCGACCAACTTAGCTGGTTACAGACGTACAAGATTATTATGGATTCATTAACCGTGAGCATGAGCTACCCTTCAAAAAACCCTGTGCTTAGTGACTTATTAAGTAGTGGCGGTATGTATGGAATGCTTAGCACCGTATGGTTGATTATTGCCGCTATGGTATTTGGCGGAGTAATGGAAGCTTGCGGATTTTTAGCAGTTATAAGCAGTGCCTTGCTAAAGTTGGCCAAGGGAACCGCTTCATTGATTGCCACCACAGCTGGTACTTGTGTATTTATCAATGTTACCGCCTCCGACCAATATTTGGCCATAGTTGTTCCCGGCCGCATGTATGCTGATGCTTATCGCAAACGTGGCTTGGCGCCCGAAAACCTGAGTCGTACTTTAGAAGATAGTGGCACTGTGACCTCCGTGCTCGTACCTTGGAATACTTGCGGTGCTTACCAAAGTGGAGTACTTGACGTAAGTACTTTTGCTTATTTACCATATGCAGTTTTCAATTATCTAAGTCCACTGATGACATTGGTTTTTGCGATTTTCGACATCAAAATAAGAAGGCTATTAAATAGACCTGAAGAAACTTCGAACACATTGGCCTAA
- a CDS encoding Rossmann-like and DUF2520 domain-containing protein, with protein sequence MKIIHKIGIIGTGNVGSYLHSVFVAHGFAAKLFGRKLNPHALEEVYQNSGEFDLILLCVNDEAIAEVSSQIEPSNTIVAHVSGATPLSAIAKKHTNRGVFYPLMSLKGHSEIDASTIPFCLEANNETTLDALKKVIDFMGAKWNLVNSEERTHLHLAAVLAHNFSNHLHYQAQEVMNNAGLDFRILLPLLENALQSLQHTSAKDMQTGPAIRHDESTINRHLDLLQDNTTIDIYKLLTKSIQDTYDKKL encoded by the coding sequence ATGAAAATCATTCATAAAATTGGGATAATAGGTACCGGCAATGTTGGCTCCTATTTACATTCTGTGTTTGTGGCGCATGGCTTTGCAGCCAAATTGTTTGGTAGAAAACTGAACCCACATGCGCTTGAGGAAGTATATCAAAACTCAGGTGAATTTGACCTCATTTTACTTTGTGTGAATGATGAAGCTATTGCCGAAGTGAGCTCACAGATTGAGCCATCGAATACTATTGTAGCGCATGTTTCGGGGGCCACTCCTCTTTCAGCTATAGCTAAAAAGCATACGAATCGCGGTGTTTTTTATCCTCTTATGAGCTTAAAAGGACATAGTGAAATTGATGCTTCTACCATTCCCTTTTGCCTGGAGGCTAATAATGAAACCACACTCGATGCACTCAAAAAAGTAATTGACTTTATGGGTGCAAAGTGGAATTTGGTAAACTCTGAAGAACGTACGCATTTGCACTTGGCAGCTGTTTTGGCTCATAATTTCAGCAACCACTTACATTACCAAGCCCAGGAAGTGATGAATAATGCGGGTTTAGATTTTAGAATACTTTTGCCACTGCTTGAAAATGCGCTGCAAAGTTTACAGCATACTTCAGCGAAAGACATGCAAACTGGCCCCGCCATTCGGCATGATGAATCGACCATAAACCGACATCTGGACTTACTGCAAGACAATACAACTATTGACATTTATAAACTGCTTACCAAAAGCATACAAGATACTTATGACAAAAAATTATAA
- a CDS encoding Maf family nucleotide pyrophosphatase, whose translation MQFLPPNKKLILASKSPRRQQLLRDLGFDFEVRTMEVNEEHDASLNGVEIAEHLAEKKALAFKDNLSEDEIVLTSDTVVWCKGESLAKAENEEHAREMLQKLSGTSHEVITGVCLLSKEKSIVFSDITKVYFQEITIEEIDYYIKHYRPFDKAGAYGIQEWIGMWAIEKIEGSYFTVMGLPTHLIQPNLMKF comes from the coding sequence ATGCAATTTTTACCCCCCAACAAAAAACTAATCCTTGCCAGCAAATCGCCACGCAGGCAACAATTATTACGAGACCTTGGCTTCGACTTTGAAGTGCGCACCATGGAGGTAAATGAAGAACATGATGCTTCGCTCAATGGCGTGGAAATAGCAGAACATCTAGCCGAAAAGAAAGCTCTGGCTTTTAAAGACAATCTTTCGGAGGATGAAATTGTACTAACATCCGACACCGTAGTTTGGTGCAAAGGCGAATCATTAGCCAAAGCTGAAAATGAAGAACACGCCCGCGAAATGCTGCAAAAGCTTTCCGGCACCAGCCATGAAGTAATTACCGGAGTTTGTCTGCTTTCAAAAGAAAAGTCAATTGTGTTTAGCGATATCACTAAAGTGTATTTTCAAGAAATCACAATTGAAGAGATAGACTACTACATCAAACATTACCGCCCATTTGATAAAGCCGGAGCTTACGGCATTCAGGAGTGGATTGGTATGTGGGCCATCGAGAAAATTGAAGGATCCTACTTCACGGTAATGGGCTTACCCACTCATTTGATACAACCGAATTTGATGAAGTTTTAA
- a CDS encoding type II toxin-antitoxin system Phd/YefM family antitoxin: protein MISTNISDFRKDIKSYLNKVTQNFETLIINRGKESGVVVISLEEYNSLQATQHELSSAKNEQRLDSAIAKFRNGQSFSKELTEE from the coding sequence ATGATTTCCACAAATATCTCAGACTTCAGGAAGGACATAAAAAGCTATCTAAATAAAGTCACTCAAAACTTTGAAACCTTAATAATCAACAGAGGTAAAGAATCTGGAGTGGTGGTAATCTCACTTGAAGAATACAATTCTCTACAAGCTACGCAACACGAGCTTTCTTCTGCCAAAAATGAACAACGCTTAGATTCGGCTATTGCTAAATTTAGAAATGGACAGTCATTTTCCAAGGAACTGACGGAGGAATGA
- the rho gene encoding transcription termination factor Rho translates to MYDINELKGKKLPELKEIAEALTVPKFKSLNKQDLVYRILDHQAVNPSLAKAPAAENTKPESKPKPAPKPQPEKKAEASNDKAPDTKPKSDAPQKPKRKPLPPRPESANKNNPLPDNKESKDRPDRSEQNKGGQPRHDNRPKGDNNNPRQQRNDNRNDNRNDNRNQNKNDNRQSGNDHGNNRNQRGREYEFDGIIVSEGVLEMMPDGYGFLRSSDYNYLNSPDDIYLSQSQVKLFGLKTGDTVRGQIRPPKEGEKYFPLVKVEKINGREPDYVRDRVSFEHLTPLFPEEKFDLTSKGGTLSTRTIDLFSPIGKGQRGLIVAQPKTGKTTLLKEVANGIAANHPEAYMIILLIDERPEEVTDMARSVNAEVVASTFDEPAERHVRVANIVLEKAKRMVECGHDVVILLDSITRLARAYNTVSPASGKVLSGGVDANALHKPKRFFGAARKIENGGSLTILATALIDTGSKMDEVIFEEFKGTGNMEMQLDRKIANRRIWPAIDLVSSGTRKEDLLLDKETLQRMWILRRHLSDMNAVEAMEFLHDRMSRTKDNTEFLISMNG, encoded by the coding sequence ATGTACGACATCAATGAGTTGAAGGGCAAAAAGCTACCTGAATTAAAGGAAATCGCTGAGGCTCTTACCGTACCAAAATTTAAATCGCTGAACAAACAAGATCTTGTTTACCGCATTTTAGATCACCAAGCTGTAAACCCTAGCCTGGCAAAAGCTCCTGCCGCTGAAAATACTAAGCCAGAATCTAAGCCCAAGCCTGCTCCAAAACCTCAACCAGAGAAAAAAGCAGAAGCTAGTAACGATAAGGCTCCGGATACGAAGCCAAAATCTGATGCGCCTCAAAAGCCAAAAAGAAAGCCGCTTCCTCCACGCCCTGAAAGTGCAAACAAGAATAATCCACTTCCTGACAATAAGGAAAGTAAGGATCGTCCAGACCGCTCGGAGCAAAATAAAGGCGGACAACCACGACACGACAATCGCCCAAAAGGTGATAACAACAATCCGCGTCAGCAACGTAACGATAACAGAAATGACAATCGTAACGACAACCGCAACCAAAATAAAAACGACAATCGCCAAAGTGGAAACGATCATGGAAACAATCGTAACCAAAGAGGCCGTGAATATGAATTTGATGGCATTATAGTAAGTGAAGGTGTGCTGGAAATGATGCCTGATGGCTATGGTTTCCTTCGTTCTTCAGATTATAATTACCTGAATTCTCCAGATGATATTTACCTATCACAATCTCAGGTAAAGTTATTTGGACTAAAAACCGGAGATACTGTACGTGGACAAATTCGCCCACCAAAAGAAGGTGAAAAGTATTTCCCACTTGTAAAAGTTGAAAAAATTAATGGCCGTGAGCCAGACTATGTAAGGGATAGAGTTTCGTTTGAACACCTTACCCCTCTTTTCCCTGAAGAAAAATTTGACCTTACCAGTAAAGGCGGAACGCTTAGCACACGTACTATCGACCTTTTCTCACCAATAGGTAAAGGACAACGTGGTCTTATTGTAGCGCAACCAAAAACGGGTAAAACCACTTTGCTAAAAGAAGTTGCCAATGGCATCGCTGCCAACCACCCTGAAGCTTACATGATCATCCTCTTGATTGACGAACGCCCGGAAGAGGTGACTGATATGGCACGTAGCGTAAATGCTGAAGTTGTTGCTTCTACTTTTGATGAGCCTGCTGAGCGCCACGTGCGCGTTGCCAATATTGTATTGGAAAAAGCAAAACGCATGGTAGAATGTGGCCATGATGTGGTTATCCTTTTGGATAGTATTACACGTCTTGCCCGTGCATACAACACCGTTTCCCCAGCTTCTGGAAAAGTACTTTCTGGTGGTGTGGATGCTAATGCCTTACACAAACCAAAACGTTTCTTTGGTGCTGCCCGTAAAATTGAAAATGGTGGTTCATTAACAATTTTGGCAACTGCACTTATCGATACCGGTTCTAAAATGGACGAAGTAATCTTTGAAGAATTTAAAGGAACTGGTAACATGGAGATGCAATTGGATAGAAAAATTGCCAACCGCAGAATCTGGCCAGCAATTGACCTTGTTTCTTCCGGTACTCGTAAAGAAGACCTTCTTCTTGACAAAGAAACCCTGCAACGCATGTGGATTCTT
- a CDS encoding KdsC family phosphatase has product MTKNYKELLHHIKAFVFDIDGVLTSGIFQIGPDGEPIRNLNSKDGYAMQLAAKKGFIVAVISGGKCEGVKASLKRLGLTDIYMGSSHKMDSWKDFLAVYEHTGLKPENILYMGDDIPDYHVMLSAGIGAAPANAVPEIREIAQYVSPKKGGEGCVRDVIEQTLKLQDNWMLDEDFSW; this is encoded by the coding sequence ATGACAAAAAATTATAAGGAGCTTCTCCACCATATCAAAGCCTTTGTATTTGACATTGACGGTGTACTCACCAGCGGCATTTTTCAGATTGGCCCTGATGGCGAACCTATTCGCAACTTAAACAGCAAAGACGGCTATGCCATGCAGCTTGCCGCAAAAAAGGGATTTATTGTAGCGGTAATTTCGGGCGGAAAATGTGAAGGTGTAAAAGCTTCTTTGAAGCGCTTGGGACTTACTGACATTTACATGGGCTCCAGCCACAAAATGGACTCGTGGAAAGATTTCCTTGCGGTATATGAGCACACAGGATTGAAGCCTGAAAACATTTTATACATGGGAGATGATATTCCCGATTATCACGTTATGCTTTCGGCAGGAATCGGTGCTGCACCAGCTAATGCCGTTCCTGAAATTCGGGAAATAGCACAGTATGTTTCTCCAAAAAAAGGTGGCGAAGGCTGTGTGCGTGATGTAATAGAGCAGACGCTTAAGCTGCAGGATAATTGGATGTTGGACGAAGATTTTTCATGGTAA
- a CDS encoding T9SS type B sorting domain-containing protein, with translation MAFKANSAHLVGGHISYTCLGGNNYEIRLRIYRDCASGGAAFDANARFAIYETNNTASPFVVLNPAKGPTIPVPANSTGNPCITPPPGLCTEYAEYVATATLPPVVGGYTISHQRCCRNASISNINAAAVGNTYTTTIPSMDTTCNSSPEYTSVAPIVLCINEPQNLKLDVNEADGDSLYFELCDILEGGGSVGGAGCATTIPNPPCPPPYTPVTFLPPYTSSNPIPAVPAMAVDPLTGVLTGTPNQIGQYVFGVCVSEYRNGVFMSTTRLDYQFNVTSCITNVVSDMITPAEDPNILCDGLTVQFTSESVGAFDLLWDFGDPSTTADTSTQTNPSYTYTVPGNYTVRLIANPGLPCGDTLDIVFPVKYEIIPNFSDSGVYCFEANEVYFKTLGNYPANSTFDWNFGADANFPTSLLQTPPPITWTSPGKHIITLTLTYGSCVKVLRDSLELSNLSVGVDAGPDQTIGEGEFVNVNATGGTNYYWYSNRAVDFSDPFKASTSALLTEGDDTVKLYVKVTDPLGCEGLDSMTVIVFSEDGPINFMTPNGDGLNEYLDLGDLNPDGDCSIFIMNRWGSEVYREDDYGNDWTGVDRGGNELSDGTYYFILQCGSEIRYKGPITLMRY, from the coding sequence ATGGCTTTTAAAGCCAATTCCGCCCACTTGGTAGGGGGGCATATAAGTTATACCTGCCTAGGCGGTAATAATTACGAAATACGTCTTAGAATATATAGAGACTGTGCCAGTGGTGGTGCCGCCTTTGATGCCAATGCAAGATTTGCCATCTATGAAACCAATAATACGGCTTCACCATTTGTAGTATTAAATCCAGCCAAGGGGCCTACTATTCCTGTTCCTGCAAACTCTACCGGAAATCCTTGTATAACTCCACCTCCGGGCCTGTGTACCGAATATGCAGAATATGTGGCCACGGCTACACTTCCACCAGTAGTAGGGGGTTACACGATTTCGCATCAACGCTGTTGTCGCAATGCTTCCATTAGTAATATAAATGCGGCTGCGGTAGGAAATACTTACACCACCACCATACCCAGTATGGATACCACTTGTAATAGTTCACCTGAATATACCAGCGTGGCTCCGATTGTGTTGTGCATCAATGAACCTCAAAATTTGAAACTGGATGTAAATGAAGCAGATGGAGATTCTTTGTATTTTGAGCTTTGCGACATACTAGAAGGAGGAGGGTCAGTAGGAGGTGCTGGTTGTGCTACTACAATTCCAAATCCACCATGTCCGCCACCTTATACACCTGTTACTTTTTTGCCGCCATATACTAGTAGTAATCCGATACCGGCAGTGCCAGCTATGGCTGTTGATCCACTAACTGGAGTTCTCACAGGTACACCTAATCAAATTGGCCAGTACGTTTTTGGGGTTTGCGTAAGCGAATATCGCAATGGGGTATTTATGAGCACCACGCGTTTAGATTATCAGTTCAACGTAACTTCCTGTATTACTAATGTGGTGAGCGATATGATTACTCCAGCTGAAGATCCAAACATATTGTGCGATGGCCTTACCGTTCAGTTTACTTCCGAAAGTGTGGGGGCCTTCGATTTGTTGTGGGATTTTGGAGATCCATCAACTACGGCCGATACATCTACCCAAACTAACCCTTCATACACCTACACTGTTCCTGGAAATTATACAGTACGCCTTATCGCCAACCCAGGTCTGCCTTGTGGCGATACCTTAGATATTGTTTTCCCGGTGAAATATGAGATCATTCCCAATTTCAGCGATAGTGGTGTTTACTGTTTTGAAGCTAATGAGGTGTACTTTAAAACTTTGGGTAACTATCCTGCCAACTCCACTTTTGATTGGAACTTTGGAGCTGACGCTAATTTCCCCACTTCACTTTTGCAAACGCCACCCCCTATTACCTGGACTTCTCCGGGAAAACACATTATTACGCTTACGCTTACCTATGGCTCCTGTGTGAAGGTTTTAAGGGATTCATTAGAACTGAGTAACCTATCGGTAGGCGTAGATGCTGGGCCTGACCAAACTATTGGAGAAGGTGAATTTGTGAATGTAAATGCTACTGGTGGAACTAATTATTATTGGTATTCCAACAGAGCGGTGGATTTTAGTGATCCGTTCAAAGCGTCAACTTCCGCCTTGCTCACCGAAGGTGATGATACGGTGAAACTTTACGTAAAGGTAACTGACCCCTTGGGCTGTGAAGGCCTGGATTCTATGACGGTAATTGTTTTTAGCGAAGATGGCCCCATCAATTTTATGACGCCCAATGGCGATGGATTGAATGAATATTTGGACTTGGGTGACCTGAACCCTGATGGCGATTGCTCAATTTTTATAATGAACCGATGGGGTTCAGAGGTTTATCGCGAAGATGATTATGGTAACGACTGGACTGGGGTAGACCGAGGTGGAAATGAATTATCAGATGGTACTTATTATTTTATTCTGCAATGTGGAAGTGAAATAAGGTACAAAGGGCCGATCACTTTAATGAGGTATTGA
- a CDS encoding Txe/YoeB family addiction module toxin, giving the protein MKLCFVDESWEDYLYWQKTDKKMVSRINRLIKEIARTPYEGIGKPEPLKFKYRGFWSRRIDDEHRIIYRVTDDNEIWIVKCRFHYD; this is encoded by the coding sequence ATGAAACTGTGTTTTGTTGACGAATCCTGGGAAGACTATCTATACTGGCAGAAAACCGATAAGAAAATGGTTTCCCGAATAAATAGGCTCATCAAGGAAATAGCGAGAACCCCGTATGAAGGAATCGGAAAACCCGAACCTCTAAAATTTAAATACCGTGGTTTTTGGTCAAGAAGAATTGATGATGAACACCGAATCATTTACAGAGTAACTGATGATAATGAAATTTGGATTGTTAAATGCAGGTTTCATTATGATTGA
- a CDS encoding P-loop ATPase, Sll1717 family, which translates to MDLKEIQKLIRYIEENTRADKVSGIEFIDPRNFKSKIHGKQNYVVFGRRGAGKSTLLKTLQSENDNFTIYVNLEDYKDITFPNIIIKVLIRFFEGTISKLDKDISFWSFGQWLNKRKLNKDLKNLITELKKKISSPDSLDEQRKYKETKQEGGSAGTKAKGLEANLNYSDTSESEIAHQWKIDKLNDLKTSIDDIKALIERASELTDKQIILVLDDFYFIPKSIQPYLIDYFHRLSKSNNFYLKIGTVKHRTNLYVQTDQSFIGMELNADVYDIDLDYTLDKWNELKRFKKDLLDAAINSSGANIDVNEIFNDQAFEQLCIASGGVPRDFLVLFIKCCSTLNENSSRINVPNVREVAIENYTNKKNALEKDSIEESNILENTMSSIRDRVFTDKRTNVFLIENESLDKDETVKRIIKELIDLRFIHIIDSNTSAAPSDGKRHSAYLLDVSLYTNGRPRNFKEIEPDIKKRRDDIRSAPRISVLSLNEIITGG; encoded by the coding sequence ATGGATTTAAAAGAAATACAAAAGTTAATTCGATATATCGAGGAAAACACAAGGGCTGATAAAGTATCTGGAATCGAGTTTATTGACCCTAGAAATTTCAAATCAAAAATTCATGGTAAACAAAACTATGTTGTTTTTGGAAGAAGAGGTGCTGGTAAAAGTACCCTCTTAAAGACATTACAATCAGAGAATGACAATTTCACTATCTATGTTAATTTAGAGGACTATAAGGATATCACCTTCCCTAATATCATCATTAAAGTACTGATTAGATTTTTTGAAGGTACAATCAGTAAACTTGACAAAGACATTTCATTTTGGTCATTTGGACAATGGTTAAACAAAAGGAAGTTAAATAAAGACCTAAAAAATTTAATTACCGAGCTAAAAAAGAAAATTTCTAGTCCTGATTCTCTTGACGAACAACGGAAATATAAAGAAACCAAACAAGAAGGTGGATCCGCGGGAACTAAAGCAAAAGGCTTGGAAGCAAACCTAAATTATTCGGACACCTCAGAAAGTGAGATAGCGCATCAATGGAAAATTGATAAACTAAACGATTTAAAAACTTCCATAGATGATATAAAAGCTTTAATTGAGCGTGCTTCTGAATTAACTGATAAACAAATAATACTCGTTTTGGATGACTTTTATTTCATCCCAAAGTCAATTCAGCCTTACCTAATTGACTATTTCCACCGTCTATCTAAATCCAATAATTTTTATTTGAAAATTGGTACTGTTAAACATAGAACTAATCTATATGTACAAACAGATCAAAGCTTTATTGGAATGGAGTTAAATGCCGATGTCTATGATATTGACCTCGACTATACTTTAGACAAATGGAATGAGCTAAAAAGATTTAAGAAAGATTTACTTGATGCCGCAATTAACTCTTCAGGTGCAAATATTGATGTAAACGAGATATTTAATGACCAAGCTTTTGAACAATTATGCATTGCCTCAGGTGGTGTCCCTAGAGACTTTCTAGTTTTATTCATTAAGTGTTGCTCAACACTTAATGAAAATTCTAGTCGAATCAATGTTCCAAACGTACGTGAGGTAGCAATTGAAAACTACACAAACAAAAAGAATGCTTTGGAGAAAGACTCAATTGAGGAAAGTAATATTTTAGAAAATACCATGTCAAGTATTAGAGATAGAGTCTTTACTGATAAACGTACAAATGTGTTTCTAATCGAAAATGAAAGTCTTGATAAAGATGAAACGGTTAAAAGAATAATTAAAGAGTTAATTGACCTTCGTTTTATCCATATCATCGATAGCAATACAAGTGCGGCTCCATCTGATGGAAAAAGGCATTCTGCTTATTTACTGGATGTAAGTTTATACACCAATGGTAGACCTCGAAACTTCAAGGAAATTGAACCTGATATTAAGAAAAGAAGAGATGATATTAGGAGTGCTCCTAGAATTTCTGTGCTGAGTTTAAATGAAATAATAACAGGAGGGTAA